The window TGTTGTGACTTTGATAAAGTCGATGTTGCACGAACTTTGATTGGCTGCTTGTTTGTCGATAGTTACACGACAAAAACCTTTGTCTTCTTTGCGCTCGCCAAAATCTACTCGTTCAATGGAGCCGGAATAGACAACCGGTGGGAAACCTTTTGGGTTGAGGTTTTGGTGGCGGTGCAAATGTCCAAGTGCTATATAATCGAACGGTGGTATGGCAAGTTGTGAGGGCAAGAAGATGGGGTCGGTGCCAAAGATTGCGCATTTTTCAGAGCCAGAAAAAATACCACTACTCACCGTTAAATGTCCTGCCAATATCGCGGGAATTGTTGGGTCAAGTTGTTCGGCCAGTGAGCTGATAATATGTCCCACTTTTTCAGACAAGCAGGTTGCAATTTCGGCGTTGTTTTTGAAGCGATGTTCGCTGTTGGCAACCAGCGTGTTACGTGTTGGCCAGGGAATGCCTACCACTTGAACCGGTCCGTTTTTTGTTTTTATGGTTACCGCCTCAGGTTTTGAAAAGACATAAAAATTATCGAGCGGCAAGTAGTCAAAAATATCGAGTGCGTTTGCTTTACCAAAACTGAGCGGGTGGTCGTGGTTGCCAATGACAATAGCAACTGGAATTTTTGCCGTGTGTAGCTTGAGCAAGAGAGAACACAAAAGCTTTTGCTGTGTGGGGGTTGGGTACGCTGTTTTGTACGCATCCCCACACAGCAAAAAGAGATCTATATTTTCTGCAACTGCTTTATTTACGCATTCTTCAAGCGCATTTTTAAAATCAAGCAATCGTGTGTGAATTCCCGTTTTAGCGTCAATTTTTCCATAGTTTTCAACGCCAAAGTGAACGTCCGCGGTGTGGTAAAGCGTGATCATAGTTCGTTATGTTCCGTGTTGGTTGTTTTTACTGCGCCCAGAAAGTTGAGTGCTTTTTTATCATTGGCACACGATGTTTTTTTTTGTAATTTTTCACGCATTTTTTTTGCGTAACCTTCTTTGTTTACTTGCTTTGAACGACCAATGGCTAGGCTGTCTTGAGGGACATCGTTGGTAATGGTAGAGCCTGCTGCAGTATAGGAATCTTTGCCAATGGTAATTGGTGCTACGAGCGTGTTGTTGCTGCCAACAAAAGCATTGTCTTCAATAACGGTTGGGTGTTTTTGCTCGCCATCATAATTGCATAGTACGGTTCCGGCGCCAATATTAACGCCAGTACCAACGGTGGCGTTGCCTAAATAAGCCAGATGTTTCATTTTGGTATTAGCGCCAATGGTTGTTTGTTTAATTTCAACAAAGTTGCCAATTTCAGCATTTGCACCAATAACAACATTATTGCGTAAGCGCGCAAAGGGACCAACGTGAGCATTGTTTTCAATAATACTATCTTGAATAACTGAGTGTGAGTGAATGTGAACATTGTCTTGTGTTGTAGTATTTTCTACAATTGAAAACGCTCCAATAGTGTTTTCTTCGCCAAGTTTTGTTTTGCCCAGCAAATGTACGCCGGTGCCAATAAATGAGCCGGCACCAATTTCAACATCAATATCGATATGAATACTTTGTGCTAATTCAAAACGTACGCCTTGCAGCATCCAGTGTTTAATAAATTCTGATCGTTTAATTTGTTCAACCGACCACAGCTCTTGCAGGGTGTTGATGCCGCGTACATTGTCGTAGGGAACATTCACCACATGTACCGGTAGGCCTTGGTCGCTAGCCATATTGATTAAATCAGTAAAATAAATTTCGCCAGAAGCTGCACTTGGTTTTATGTGATGAATATTTTGCTTTAAAAAGCTTTTTTTAATTACATAAATACCGGCGTTAATGCGGTTAAGTGCTCGTTGCTCTTCGGTACAATCTTTGTCTTCAATAATTCTTACTGCACCGTCGTTATAACCAATAACGCGTCCGTAGCCGGTAGGGTCTAAAACTAATGTTGAACAAAATGAGATGATTGATTTGCTTTCTTGGTGTTCAATGAGCAACGTGCGGATCAATTCTTTTGGTACGAGTGGGGTGTCGCCATACAAAATGAGAATATCTTCTTGGTCCCATGTTTCTTCAGAGCAGGCAACGGCGTGGCCGGTTCCTTTTTGTTCTTCTTGGATAACAAAGCGTGTTTTTGCTATGCCCGACTTTTCAATTTCGTTTTTTACTTCTTGGGCTTGGTAACCCAAAACAAGTGTCATGGGAAGGTTGAGATCTTCCAATACTTTGAGTGGATACAAAATCATGCTTCTGCCACAAATGTTGAACAACATCTTTGTTTTTTTTGTTTTAAAGCGGCTTGCTTGTCCTGCGGCCAAAACGATAGCTTGGGTATTCCAATTGATTCGTGTATTCTCCATCAGACGCTCCTTTTATTTAAGCATAATTGTTCTGGATTTTTTATTGTTGTTTTTATCAAAATGATTTTACTTCTTTTAAAGGGTGCTTTAAACTTAGCTCGCTTGAAAAGCTTTTTGTAAAGATATATGCTAAAATACTGATAAAGCAAATTATTTTTTAATTTTTTTGTTTTCTTTGATACTACGCGCACGTTCGATTTTGGAGAGATGGCTGAGTGGTCGAAAGCGGCTGCCTCGAAAGCAGTTATCCCGTTAACCCGGGATCATGGGTTCGAATCCCATTCTCTCCTCTCTTTTAAAAAAATCTTTGGAGTAAGTTCATGGAGAAAGATATCGTAGTTCCAAGCCAACAGATTGTGCCTGGCATTAAATATGATCAGCTTGTTAATGTTGTTCCCAAAGACTGGGGCCATGAAGAGTGGATTGTTAACAATGCAAAATACTGTGGCAAAAAATTGGTATTTAATACCGGTTGTCGCTGTTCGTTGCATTATCACAAAATAAAAGAAGAAACGTTTTATGTTGTTTCAGGCAAAGTTTATGTAGAGCTTGTTGATGGCAACAAAAAAATTAATCGTGTTATGGAGCCGGGCGACACGCAACACATTGTGCCAGGGCTGTGGCATCGCATTACTGCCCTGCAGCCTTCTGAAGTGATGGAATTTTCTACCTTCCACATGGACGAAGATTCGTATCGCATTGAAGCAAGTGGCAAAATTGATCTGCGTGAGCTTGGGTTTTAAGTGTTACGCATGATAATAACTATGAATTTCAAAAAATATCTTTTGGTACTTGGTATTGTTGTGGCTTCGGCTGTGGGAATATTTTTTTTTTGATTCAGCGCAATATACTCATTATTCATTGGGCTTGGTTGTCTACACCGGTTAAGAGTGCACAAGTTCAGGCATTGCAGGCGGTAGTTCGTAAGCCGGTTATCTATCATTTTTTCAAACATGATAAGCCTGATCGTGAACAAGCCTTTTTAATGTGGCATAAGCATGATCTTGGACATAATGTTAAGCATTTAGTGGGTGGTTGGCTTGTGTGTGTGCAAGAAGAGCGCTTGGTTGACCACGCGGTGCGGCTTGAGACGGTGTCATTTTCTTTGTATAACCAAGAAGTTTATCTTTCGTTTACGCAGGCATTGTTTAAAAAAGATGATTCAATTTTGAAGAAATGGCAGTTGACTGAAAGCCTTTTAAAGACCTTGCGTGACGCAGGAATAGACATTCGTGCTATTTCATTGTTGGTTGATCATCAACCAATGAGTGATGAACATCTTGATTTTTCTCAATCGTGGCCTTTAGAAGGTTTTGTAAAATAGAGTTTTCTTTTGGACATTATTTTTGTTGCGTAGCACTTTTTTGTTTGCTATAACCAACCAAGTTGTTAGACCGTTGATTAACGGCGAATGAATTATCTTTTAACGCGAGGAGAGAAGCGATGAAGAAGATCAAGAAACTGGTAATGTATGCGTTTGTTGGGGTTATGGCCTTTGATTCTGGTCTGCATGCAGAATGTCCGTATGTGTGCAAGAACGAGACTAAAAAAATTGCCACATCAACATTCTTGAATGATCTTGCCAAGACTTGTGATAAAGTTGGTAAAGCAGTTGGTGCGCAAGATCAAAAACAGCGTCAGCAAGCGGCATGTGAAATAGTGGGATCGTTGTTATCATTAGCGGCAAATGTGACTCAAAAAAATGAAAAAGATCGAGCTGCAAAATCAGCTGATCAAGCAACACGTATTGCCCAGGAAATCGAAGAAATTATGTGTGCTTCAAGCGAATGTCGTTCTGTTGATGGTGCTTGTAATAAGACTATCTTAACACCTGATAAAAAAAGACTTGCTGCTATTGAACGCAAAATAAGCATGAATGATAAAGAATTTTCAGAAAATTTCTTTGCAAGTATTACTCCGTTTGTGCAAGAAAATATTGTAGCTGTCGTCAAACATTTGAAACATAATCGTCTACATTTTCGTGATCAGACTATTGCCGATATGGCAATAGACTTTGCTGATGATGTGATGGAAGATATAGACAAGCCTGTTACAAATTCAGATGGTAAGCCTGTTGTTGATGATGGCACACAAGTTTCACAAGAAGTTTTGACATTAATGGGTTCTATTTGGCATCTTGTAAAAAAGGTTTTAAAGCAAAATAAAAATGTGCTGACGTATCTTAAAGAGCAGGCAATTTTGTTGAGTGCTTATATGTACGAACGTATTGTTGGCGAAGTACAAGAAGATTTCTTTGACAAAATGGAAGAGTCACTGAAGCCTCAAGATAAATAAAAAATATTATGAATGAAAAAACTTCGTGGTTAAAACAGATTCAAAAAAATAAAGGCGTTCAGTTTTTTAATCAGAATAGCCTGGTTGGAGAGCAAACTGAAAAGTTTGCTCTCCTTAATTTTTTATATACTAGTTCTCTTGGTAAAATACTGCGCCCATTGGCTCGGCATCGTTTTATGGCCAAAATTTTTTCTATTTATCAAAACTCTGGATTGACTAAGTCTAAAATACAGCCATTTATTGAGCATTATAGTATTGATATGAATGATTTTGTTGTTCCTGAAGGGGGCTATTATTCGTTTAATAATTTTTTTACCCGTGCACTAAAGCCTGGAGCACGGTTAATTGATGAGCGCGATAGTGTCTTGATTAGCCCAGCTGATGCAAAATGCTTTGTGCTTGAAAACCTGCAAGATGATAACGAATTTTTTGTTAAAAACTGTTCTTTTAAATTGACAGATTTTTTAAAAAATAGTGAATTGGCCGGTCAATATGAGCAGGGGACTATGATGGTTTTTAGGCTGGCACCCTACGATTATCATCGCTATCATTTTCCTACCGATTGTGTTGTGCAAAAAACAGACGTTATTCATGGTCATTTAGAATCGGTTAATCCCATTACTTTTGCAACCGGATTGCAGCCATTGGTGCAAAATGAGCGTCATCTTGTTACTTTACAAACGAAAAAATTTGGTGATATTCTCATGATTATTGTTGGCGCCATGCTGGTGGGAAAAATTGTATCAACGCATCGAGTCTCACAAAATTATAAAAAAGGCGAGCAAGCTGGTCTGTTTGAATTTGGGGGGTCAACTGTAGTTTTATTGTTTAAAAAAGATATGATCAAGCTACGAGCAGACTTGCTAAAAAATTCTTCTGAAAAAAAAGAGACAGTTGTAAAAATGGGCGAAGCGGTTAGTGAATGAGAAAGGAGCGGGAGTAATGAAAATTTATCCTTCATTAATTTCGTGTGATGTTTTGAATTTAGCAACAACATTAACAACGCTGAACGCTCATGTTGATGGCTATCATATTGACATTATGGACGACCATTTTGTGCCTAATCTTACCTGGGGTCCAACATTAGTAAACGCTCTAGCGGGAGCCACAACCAAGCCGCTTCAACTACATTTAATGGTCGATAATCCGGCTTCGTGGGTAAGCCGTTTGCAGTTGCAACCAAAAGATAGCTTTGTTTTTCATCGCGAAGTATTAAAAGATGTTCGTGATGGAATGCGACTTATTGAAGAGCTGCAAAAGCGAGGTATAAAAACGGGGCTTGCGCTTAACCCTCAAACGGGGCTTGAAAAGCTTACTCCCTTTGCCGAGTTGCTTGACGAGGTACTTGTAATGTCGGTAAATCCTGGTTTTTCTGGCCAAAAATTTATAGAAAGTGTGCGGGAGAAGGTGCCTGCATTGGTCCAACTGCGCGAGCGTGAAAATTTTAATTTTAAGATTTGCATGGATGGTGGCATTGGTTCTGACAACATTTGTTCGTTGGAGCAGGCAGGTGTTGATATGGTTTCGGTTGCCTCGGCAATTTTTTCTTCAAAAAATTATGCTGAAGCGCTAAAAAATTTATATACTTTGCTTGGCAAATCTTAAAAAAGCACTTAAAACTAGTAAAAAATTATTCAAAAAAAATATCCACAAAAGAGAAAAGTAACGCAATGAATATCAACAAGAAGCTACGTATTGGCGTTTTGATGGGTGGTATGAACCTTGAACGTGAAGTTTCGTTCAATTCTGGCCGCACTATTTGCGATCATTTGGATACCAATATTTATGATGTGGTACCCATTTTCCAAACGGAACAAGGCGACTTATATCTATTACCCTGGCATTTTTTACATCGTGGGAAAATTGCCGATTTTATGCATCGTTTGAGTGGGGAAGCCAAGCTTATTTCATGGGATCTTTTAAAAGATCTTATTGATTTTGCCTACATAGCTATGCATGGTCGTTATGCAGAGGATGGTATATTACAGGGTATGCTTGAAATTCAAAATATACCGTATTTGGGCGCAAAGGTTTTTGCTAGTGCGTTGGGCATGGACAAAGCCTTTCATAAAGATATTTTGAAAGCTAATGGTCTGTTGGTGCCGGCAGGTATTGTGGTACGTGGTTACCAAGTTGATACTTTGTCGTTTGATGTGCTGATGAAGCGCTTAGACATTGAGCAGGTTACTTTTCCTTGCATTGTAAAACCAGCGCACGAGGGCTCAAGTTTTGGTGTTTCTGTGGTTCATGAGCCAGAAGCGCTTCTTGAAGCAATAAAAAAAGCTGCTTACGTTAACCAAGTGGCGCAAGATGTTATTGTTGAGCAAAAAATAGACGGCATGGAGTTTGTTTGTGTTTCAGTACAAAAACATAATAATGGTTCGACTGAGTGGTTTTCATTTCCCATTACGCAAGTAATTCCAGAGTCTGGCTCTGAATTTTTTGATTACGAACAAAAATATATGCCTGGTCGTGCGGCAAAAATTACGCCTGCGTTGTGTAGCGAGCACGACACTCAAAATATTATGCGTACCAGCGAGCGCGCTGCAGATGTTTTAGGTTTTAGAACAATAGCGCGCATTGATGGTATTTTGGCTCGTGATGGTGGGGTTTATTTTATTGATCCCAACTCGCTGACCGGCATGGGACCTGCTACGTTTCTTTTCCATCAAGCGGCAGAAATTGGCATGAGCCACGCCCAGCTGATTAATTTTTTGATTGCAAGCGAGTTGCGTGCGTATGGCATTCAGACTACTCTTCACGTTGAAAAGGACCAAAACATGTTAGCGCAGCAAGAAAAAATTCGGATTGTTGTTTTGTTGGGCGGCGATTCAAATGAGCGTGAAATTTCTCTTGAGTCGGGCAGGAACGTTTGTTATAAGCTTTCGCCAAACAAGTACGAAGTTATCCCTGTCTTTGTTCATGAGTCTATGCAGTTATACAAGCTTTCTCAGCGTATGCTCATTCAAAACTCAACGCGTGAAATTAGTGCTTTGATTTCTGACGACATAAAAATTGCGTGGTCAGATTTGCCAACAATTGCTGATTTTGTTTTTATTGCTTTGCATGGCGGTAAAGGAGAAAATGGTGCTGTGCAGGGAGCGCTTGAAATGCTCAAGATGCCATACAATGGTTCGGGTGTTTTAGCCAGTGCTTTGTGCATGAATAAATACCAAACAAACTCTTTTTTGAAACAAAAGGGCTTTGACGTTCCAAAAAATTATTTACTTAAAAATGATGAATGGCTTGCTAAAAGCCAACTTGACCAAGAAGCTTTTGTTGATCAATTGGCTGCCTCTTTTGCCTACCCGCTTATTATCAAACCATCTGACGATGGTTGTAGTGTTGGCGTGCACAAGGTTATGAGTAAACAAGAAGCTCTTTCCTGCATTAACAATGTATTTGCGCTTGGCAAGCGTGATGTCATGATTGAAGAATGTGTGCGTGGCATGGAGCTGACCTGCGGTGTTTATGGTAACGATAATCCAATAGCATTGCCGCCATCATATTCTGTTGCAAAAGATACCGTGTTATCGATTCAAGAAAAATTTTTGCCTGGGGATGGCCAAAATATTACACCTGCGCCAATTGATGTGCGCGCAACAGCATTGGTACAGCAAACATTGCAAGATGTGTATCAGGTTGTTGGTTGTAAAGGTTATGCGCGGATTGATTGTTTTTACCAAACGGCAGAGCAGAGCATTACTGGCTATGAGCGTGTGGTTATTCTTGAAATAAATACGTTGCCAGGGTTGACACCTGCAACCTGTTTATTCCATCAAGTAGCAGAAACCGGGAGTAAGCCCATGGCGTTTATCGACAAAATTGTTGAGCTTGGTTTTCAGCTTCATGGACATAAAAAAACGAATCATTACCATGGTGCCAAAGAAGAATTGTATACTCAGCTTTCTTCATAGTTGCGCAGCTTTCTTGACTTAGGTTCTTGTACTGGTGCTACACTAAATTCCACTTTAAAAATGTTTAATTTTTGAAAAGGAGTTTAGCTATGAGGGGCTCAAGCAAAGCGTGTACCAAGCAATGGGTTGAAATCCCGTACGGGCAAAGACTTTTTTTAAAGGTTTTTCTGTTTGCTTGCATCAGCTCGTTCCAACTCCTGCTGGGCACTGTTCAAGATATCAAGGGCACGTGGGACATTTTAAAGCCTAAGCACCGCCTGGCACTTTCGCCGGTTTGCGGTGCTATTGGCATTGAGTTTAAATATATTGAAAAGTTATACCACTTTGCAGACCCTGAGCATGCAACTACCAAAGTGATTAGAACACTTTTTAACGCCCCTCCGGGCGCCTTTACCATTAGCACTCAAAATATACCAACTTCTCTTTTTTCAATTGTTACTGTTGCCAACATACTCAACACACTCGAACTCAACAAAGATGCTGACCAGGGCGATCTTGTTAATGCCCTCGTTAAAACAATCGTTTCAGACGTTTATTTTGGACAAGAGTTTTTTAAAAAATATACCATTCTCGTTGACGCAGCACTTCAAGAATACACTTCGCAGGTTGAAGAACTTAACCGTGCACTTGAAGTTGCCCAAGCACGAAGACGAGGCATTGAACTTCTTAAGACCTTTGGCGTGGACACCAATGCAAAAAAATTCAACCCGATCGTCGCACTAAAAAAAGCTAAAACAGACCATTCAGACCGCGCGGCAGAGATTGAAGCCATTCTTACGGACTGGCAAAAAAAGGCACCAGATCAGAAGCGCCAAAAAGAAATTAAAGCATCAGCTGCGCATACCTCCTGCACACCGATTATTGAGTTTGCACGAGCTATCGCTCAATCACTTGACGAATGCTTTGACGGCGTCGACACGTCGCGCTTGTACCGGCCTTATACCACGCAACAGGCCTTTCTCGCCTGGATTTACAAAAAGGCTCAATCGAAAGCAGAATTTTCTACTTTTTTTAAAGAGCTTAATGACGACTTTTTAACCCGAGATGCAGATACCAATTGTGACCAAGCCTGGATTGAAGACGTTTACCAAGAAAATGAAGAAAACATATTGCATGAAAAATTCCAAACTGAACTAAATTCTCAAGCTGGCGAATTCATTTTCAATTTTTTTCAGGGAGATGAGTTTTCTGGTATCGTGTTAGTCGAAATAATGTTGCAGCTTTTTGGCCAGAGCGTTCCATTCTTACCTGAACACGGCAGCATAACATTTGAAGGTATCACCTTCGCTGATTGCGTAGAAACAACAATTCGTAATTTGTGCAACGTTGTTACCTACAACAAAGAAGTTAGGACGTTTGGTAATGCAAAAACGTTTACTCTCCTTCAAGTCTTGCTTGACTTTTATCAACAGTCGGAACTAAATCGTACTGAGGCCAATACGGCAAAAAGTGAGGTTCGTCAAAGCTGGAGTACCCTTGTTGAGAATTTACCAAATATTGCCTACCACCGAGCTAAATCTAAAGATCATAATAACTATTATTTTGTATGTCTGGGGGGCGTAGATGGCTTTATTAAATTCGATGGCATCGCTATTCCCGATGGGAATGTTGAAAAAAAAGAAGTGACGTTAAGCCCTCGAAATCTCGCTGGCCAAGTTATCACCACGGTTCCTGCTCAGAACTTTACCCAAATAACTGTTAACAACAGGACTTATCTTGTCGTTAGTGATGATAATTACCATTTGTTTGAAGTCATGCCATCAATCAGAAATATTGTCCTTATGTTAAATAATTTCTTCTCGTTAAATCTTTTTGCTGCCACACTACTTACAGACATATTTTTTAATGACGATTTTAACTCAACATATTTTTATACCTTGTGCGAAAAACTAAACTGGAGTATAGTAAATAAAGCAAGCTTGAATCTGAATGATGAAACAAAAAATCAAAATATTACGCTAAACAGCGCTTTTCGGCTTGCAATTTTTCCAGGCATGCATGCCTTTGCTCAACGCTTAGAAACGGCTTTGAAATTAGTTGCCACATATCAAAAAACAATCAATGACTATCTCCTTAGCAAACTTAAAGATTCTACACCTTCTCTCTTTCTTCCACTCCTTTTTGATATTTATACAAGATGTAATGTGGTCTATGTCGAATTTGATTCTTCCAAAGATGATTTTAACGATTTCTATCGCTGCTTTTTGAACAATATTCTTGACAACGAAACAAAAGTTAGTGTCATCAATAAAATTGCGGGCAATTTAGATGTAGCTCCTCATTTTATTGCTTTGTTCTGCCGATTAATTCATTCATTTCCAATACTTGATGATCTTTATTGGCAAATACAAGTAGCTCGCACCTTTGCTTTAGGAGACTTTATCAAGAAAAATAAAAATAACGAACAACTCAAACAAACTATTCAACACCTTACTCAGAAAGTTCTTGATCACACCACCAACGCTGATGCACAAATGAAGGTGTTTGAACATTTGGTACAAACACTAGTGGCATTTAATCTGCAAGATAAGATTCAAGATATTATTACCTTTGCAAAGAAAGCACCTGATTTTTTTATAATACTTCTAAGAAATAATCTCGCGTTTGAAGAAGCCATGCAATGGATTCATGAGAATAGTATTTTAAACGAAACAAGCATAGACCTACTCAGTATCTTGATTACTAAAAATCATGACCAGGCTCTTCTTTATTTTCTGGCAAATTTCGAAAAAGCAACTAAGTTGAATGACACTTTATCCAAGATTATTATATCTAAAATTAAAGATAAAAATGAATCGGACTACGAAAGGGTTATGCAACTTTGCAAAAAACAAACTGATTTGGACAATGCTAACGTTACAGCAATTCTTTTAGCAATGATTGAACAAGACTATCAACCAGCCATAACTTTTTCTCTAAACCGCCCTGAAGGAAAAGTTTTTTTTAATAGATATATGTTAGAGCTTTTTGTGGCTATGATTAAAAAAAATAATGCCGTAGCTCTCGATAAGGCAATGAAAATTGTCGAAAAGGCAAAAAATATCGATGATGGTCATATGAAGGAGCTTCTTATTGCATTGGTAAAACAAAATTATCAACCAGCTATCAAGAAAGCAATGGAAATTTTAAAAAATTTCGATTCAGATGAAGCAGACTGTGCACTTCTTAAAGCACTGATTGAAATAAACTGTCAAGAAGCTATCGATAAAGCTGAAAATATCTTTACACAAGAATCTTTGTCCGATTCAACAAGAGAATGCGAGGTTGTAGATCTTATGATTAAAAAAAATAATGACTTTGCAAGAGACCTAGCCATGAGTTATTGCAATGAAATAAATGCTGCCTATACGCTACAATTCTTCCGCACCTTGATTAACAAAGATTACGAACCAGCAATTCAACAAGCAATCAGCCTTGCTTCGGCAAACATTATTAGCTCTGCAATCCGGGCAAGAATGCTATTCGGGATCCTTTGGGCAAAGGGCTACGCAATCAATGAAGCGCAGCAGTTAATAGAAAGCTTAGGCGATAGCGTTAATAAGAATAGACTTAAACAAGCACTTGATAATTACAATGCAGCAGCACTTCGCCCCCTGAACAACCTTGCAACCGGCCTGAAAGCTCTCAAAGCAAAGCTTGCAGAACTTGGCGGCAAGCTACACGATTTGGTCTCGTAGTCTAACTCCATTTTAAAATTAAAAGGACATACGACCATGAGGGTACCAAAATGGGTGGAAATTCCGTACGGGCAAGGGCTTTCGTTAATAACTAGCTTATGGGTTAATGACTCAAAGAAAGGAAATTAATATGAATTCTATTCGACAATGTATTTCGCTTTTATTGTG is drawn from Candidatus Babeliales bacterium and contains these coding sequences:
- a CDS encoding exonuclease SbcCD subunit D, with protein sequence MITLYHTADVHFGVENYGKIDAKTGIHTRLLDFKNALEECVNKAVAENIDLFLLCGDAYKTAYPTPTQQKLLCSLLLKLHTAKIPVAIVIGNHDHPLSFGKANALDIFDYLPLDNFYVFSKPEAVTIKTKNGPVQVVGIPWPTRNTLVANSEHRFKNNAEIATCLSEKVGHIISSLAEQLDPTIPAILAGHLTVSSGIFSGSEKCAIFGTDPIFLPSQLAIPPFDYIALGHLHRHQNLNPKGFPPVVYSGSIERVDFGERKEDKGFCRVTIDKQAANQSSCNIDFIKVTTRPMIQVEVKLEAQGNQTEQILEQLNKKDLTDAIVKIVYHVPEESSDNVDVLALQRACSKAMYLVGIFPKHKIAAREHRAQLKVDMDLQTMLRSYFDEKKEMADKKELLIKKALELNETMQTPTAQE
- the glmU gene encoding bifunctional UDP-N-acetylglucosamine diphosphorylase/glucosamine-1-phosphate N-acetyltransferase GlmU, coding for MENTRINWNTQAIVLAAGQASRFKTKKTKMLFNICGRSMILYPLKVLEDLNLPMTLVLGYQAQEVKNEIEKSGIAKTRFVIQEEQKGTGHAVACSEETWDQEDILILYGDTPLVPKELIRTLLIEHQESKSIISFCSTLVLDPTGYGRVIGYNDGAVRIIEDKDCTEEQRALNRINAGIYVIKKSFLKQNIHHIKPSAASGEIYFTDLINMASDQGLPVHVVNVPYDNVRGINTLQELWSVEQIKRSEFIKHWMLQGVRFELAQSIHIDIDVEIGAGSFIGTGVHLLGKTKLGEENTIGAFSIVENTTTQDNVHIHSHSVIQDSIIENNAHVGPFARLRNNVVIGANAEIGNFVEIKQTTIGANTKMKHLAYLGNATVGTGVNIGAGTVLCNYDGEQKHPTVIEDNAFVGSNNTLVAPITIGKDSYTAAGSTITNDVPQDSLAIGRSKQVNKEGYAKKMREKLQKKTSCANDKKALNFLGAVKTTNTEHNEL
- a CDS encoding cupin domain-containing protein: MEKDIVVPSQQIVPGIKYDQLVNVVPKDWGHEEWIVNNAKYCGKKLVFNTGCRCSLHYHKIKEETFYVVSGKVYVELVDGNKKINRVMEPGDTQHIVPGLWHRITALQPSEVMEFSTFHMDEDSYRIEASGKIDLRELGF
- the asd gene encoding archaetidylserine decarboxylase (Phosphatidylserine decarboxylase is synthesized as a single chain precursor. Generation of the pyruvoyl active site from a Ser is coupled to cleavage of a Gly-Ser bond between the larger (beta) and smaller (alpha chains). It is an integral membrane protein.), which produces MNEKTSWLKQIQKNKGVQFFNQNSLVGEQTEKFALLNFLYTSSLGKILRPLARHRFMAKIFSIYQNSGLTKSKIQPFIEHYSIDMNDFVVPEGGYYSFNNFFTRALKPGARLIDERDSVLISPADAKCFVLENLQDDNEFFVKNCSFKLTDFLKNSELAGQYEQGTMMVFRLAPYDYHRYHFPTDCVVQKTDVIHGHLESVNPITFATGLQPLVQNERHLVTLQTKKFGDILMIIVGAMLVGKIVSTHRVSQNYKKGEQAGLFEFGGSTVVLLFKKDMIKLRADLLKNSSEKKETVVKMGEAVSE
- a CDS encoding ribulose-phosphate 3-epimerase — protein: MKIYPSLISCDVLNLATTLTTLNAHVDGYHIDIMDDHFVPNLTWGPTLVNALAGATTKPLQLHLMVDNPASWVSRLQLQPKDSFVFHREVLKDVRDGMRLIEELQKRGIKTGLALNPQTGLEKLTPFAELLDEVLVMSVNPGFSGQKFIESVREKVPALVQLRERENFNFKICMDGGIGSDNICSLEQAGVDMVSVASAIFSSKNYAEALKNLYTLLGKS
- a CDS encoding ATP-grasp domain-containing protein, which gives rise to MNINKKLRIGVLMGGMNLEREVSFNSGRTICDHLDTNIYDVVPIFQTEQGDLYLLPWHFLHRGKIADFMHRLSGEAKLISWDLLKDLIDFAYIAMHGRYAEDGILQGMLEIQNIPYLGAKVFASALGMDKAFHKDILKANGLLVPAGIVVRGYQVDTLSFDVLMKRLDIEQVTFPCIVKPAHEGSSFGVSVVHEPEALLEAIKKAAYVNQVAQDVIVEQKIDGMEFVCVSVQKHNNGSTEWFSFPITQVIPESGSEFFDYEQKYMPGRAAKITPALCSEHDTQNIMRTSERAADVLGFRTIARIDGILARDGGVYFIDPNSLTGMGPATFLFHQAAEIGMSHAQLINFLIASELRAYGIQTTLHVEKDQNMLAQQEKIRIVVLLGGDSNEREISLESGRNVCYKLSPNKYEVIPVFVHESMQLYKLSQRMLIQNSTREISALISDDIKIAWSDLPTIADFVFIALHGGKGENGAVQGALEMLKMPYNGSGVLASALCMNKYQTNSFLKQKGFDVPKNYLLKNDEWLAKSQLDQEAFVDQLAASFAYPLIIKPSDDGCSVGVHKVMSKQEALSCINNVFALGKRDVMIEECVRGMELTCGVYGNDNPIALPPSYSVAKDTVLSIQEKFLPGDGQNITPAPIDVRATALVQQTLQDVYQVVGCKGYARIDCFYQTAEQSITGYERVVILEINTLPGLTPATCLFHQVAETGSKPMAFIDKIVELGFQLHGHKKTNHYHGAKEELYTQLSS